Proteins encoded together in one Phalacrocorax aristotelis chromosome 7, bGulAri2.1, whole genome shotgun sequence window:
- the AMER3 gene encoding APC membrane recruitment protein 3 has product MELKRGKTFIKSSVQHEKVPPVPTIPNNKDDTGKDKKAALEGNQSVAEVQLACLATHKNYRFSTRGARNGSGDNCLEKSSGSSYKFVRKSKTHDCVPEADKTEHCSPSSRVCEEGFSGKGKGRLVNSISFSGMSSSSSKKEYVVSPSQSVCSSQMIDYRNFVPQMPFVPAVAKTIPRKRISLKRSKKGLRDIFHIKKNKPESLTFLVEKDKNLSSPGCKSELSGRLAKYLFKTGETFAADCLSQDCSDSELQSDSSYDCCNTLCEDVASLKSFDSLTGCGEIFADESSAHLELENNKEVLLRRSKHKDSPVMGSFQGGVEQLASPGQNETVEFAKFWDNINKSVRLHQSALFDKKLLKIPGPDVEKARSQAAASVTDPQMSPDKDGDNSKENSTEIGTPKSDNQESTSTSDEGYYDSFSPGQDDEVKEAQTPGVPGRFPRDSYSGDALYELFYDPNEVKINPVLDDDLCTSESISEQAIEIPLSIYSFHVGAEENMASQPALDIISQGFFHSTWKGKECLLKLCDTELSLTMGIINWLRKHSGLISSPDSLQSPQSQPEKSNDTSILPSPSPEQKVSTEAQQDKPSKEECNTFNLCVSLDESKPATQASSVKVAERDHSLDSCPNTSNLDFQGREGSHCKDSSTAPGTGETTRAQSYAPQSQANRDNLQTSSTENEKATISEGCETSRDKNALPAKLNRESGSQSIENPLLDDSHEVESCYSYKTAATSLLDPLEREDRNKPMYHSLSISCDKTLQPLTLRRFQSYISPTPTESSTNIVQLLERCVTQVASLKISYENKHLKDKCIGNEMNNIIHKMSQYKNKLLLQNECNCIAQNPEYSSIPSPNQYNYETSFQSSGLYHLKPNGEQICSEDQESRAKILNEVTRSKINFEYAQLNNQALSYLKDFTFDLSPNDSAPATTLSRPTFLPLFNSVCSNIPATFSQASYSTTISLADSLQPQEAKQCSPGLWSYAETPCRGLAGGSDLSPHAEAATSDTAVTGRNHQ; this is encoded by the coding sequence ATGGAGCTCAAGAGAGGAAAGACCTTCATAAAATCCAGTGTGCAACATGAGAAGGTGCCACCAGTGCCCACAATTCCTAACAACAAAGATGATACAGGGAAAGACAAAAAGGCAGCTCTGGAGGGAAACCAAAGTGTAGCTGAAGTCCAGCTGGCATGTTTGGCCACGCACAAGAACTACAGATTTTCCACCAGAGGAGCAAGGAATGGGTCTGGTGACAACTGCCTGGAAAAATCATCTGGGTCCTCTTACAAATTTGTAAGGAAGAGTAAAACCCATGACTGCGTTCCTGAGGCAGACAAAACAGAGCACTGTAGCCCCAGCAGCAGGGTTTGTGAAGAAGGTTTTTCTGGAAAGGGTAAGGGCCGACTTGTCAATAGCATCAGCTTTTCAGGGATGTCCAGCTCCAGCAGTAAGAAAGAGTATGTGGTCAGCCCCAGCCAGTCTGTATGCAGCAGTCAGATGATCGATTACAGAAACTTTGTGCCACAGATGCCTTTTGTACCAGCTGTCGCAAAAACCATTCCGAGGAAGAGGATTTCCCTCAAGAGATCTAAGAAAGGGCTCAGAgatatatttcatataaaaaaaaataaaccagaaagcCTCACGTTCCTGGTTGAGAAGGACAAGAATCTGTCCTCTCCAGGCTGCAAAAGTGAGTTGTCTGGGCGTCTTGCAAAGTATCTTTTCAAAACCGGAGAAACATTTGCAGCTGATTGCTTGTCACAAGACTGCTCAGACAGCGAACTGCAGTCTGACTCTTCCTATGACTGCTGCAACACCCTGTGCGAAGATGTTGCCTCGCTGAAGAGTTTTGATTCTCTCACTGGCTGTGGGGAAATCTTTGCTGATGAGAGCTCTGCTCACCTGGAGCTGGAGAACAACAAAGAGGTTCTGCTGAGACGAAGCAAGCACAAAGACAGCCCTGTCATGGGCTCTTTCCAAGGGGGTGTGGAGCAGTTGGCATCTCCTGGCCAGAATGAGACTGTTGAATTTGCAAAGTTTTGGGACAACATCAACAAATCAGTAAGGCTACATCAGAGTGCTCTGTTTGATAAGAAGTTACTGAAGATACCTGGTCCTGACGTGGAAAAGGCTAGAAGCCAGGCTGCTGCATCTGTGACAGACCCTCAAATGTCACCTGATAAAGACGGTGACAATTCCAAAGAGAACTCCACAGAAATAGGAACACCAAAAAGTGACAACCAGGAATCCACATCCACAAGTGATGAAGGCTACTATGATTCATTCTCTCCTGGACAAGATGATGAAGTGAAGGAAGCTCAGACCCCTGGGGTCCCAGGTAGATTTCCAAGAGACAGCTACAGCGGAGATGCCCTTTATGAGCTCTTCTATGACCCAAACGAAGTCAAAATAAACCCAGTCCTAGATGATGACTTGTGCACATCTGAGAGCATTTCAGAACAAGCTATTGAAATCCCTTTGTCCATTTACAGCTTTCATGTTGGAGCTGAGGAGAACATGGCTTCCCAACCAGCTCTAGACATTATCAGCCAGGGTTTCTTCCACAGCACATGGAAAGGCAAAGAATGTTTGCTAAAGCTCTGCGATACTGAGCTTTCACTTACCATGGGGATAATAAACTGGCTGCGAAAACACTCGGGACTAATTTCTTCCCCTGACTCTCTTCAAAGTCCTCAGTCACAGCCAGAAAAGTCTAATGATACATCGATCCTGCCCAGCCCCAGTCCAGAGCAGAAAGTGAGCACAGAAGCTCAGCAGGACAAACCAAGCAAGGAAGAATGTAACACATTTAACCTATGCGTGTCTTTGGATGAAAGCAAACCTGCAACCCAGGCCTCTTCAGTAAAGGTTGCTGAAAGAGACCACAGCCTGGACTCTTGCCCTAACACATCTAATTTGGATTTccaaggaagggaagggagtcACTGCAAGGATTCATCTACAGCGCCTGGGACTGGGGAAACCACCAGAGCACAAAGTTATGCACCACAATCACAGGCTAACAGAGACAATCTGCAGACATCTTCAACTGAGAATGAGAAGGCAACAATTTCAGAAGGATGTGAGACATCGAGAGATAAAAACGCACTGCCAGCAAAGCTGAACAGAGAGAGTGGCTCCCAGAGCATTGAAAACCCTTTGTTAGATGATAGTCATGAAGTAGAATCATGTTACTCCTACAAGACTGCTGCGACCTCACTCCTGGATCCCCTTGAGAGGGAGGACAGAAATAAACCCATGTATCACTCTCTCTCTATTTCCTGTGACAAAACGCTGCAGCCTCTTACCCTCAGACGCTTCCAGAGCTACATTAGCCCCACACCAACAGAGAGCAGCACTAACATAGTGCAGCTCTTAGAGCGCTGTGTAACACAAGTGGCATCATTAAAAATCAGCTATGAAAACAAGCATCTGAAAGACAAATGCATTGGGAATGAAATGAACAATATCATTCATAAGATGTCTCAGTACAAAAACAAGTTATTGTTGCAAAATGAATGCAACTGCATTGCTCAAAATCCAGAATACTCCAGTATTCCTAGCCCAAACCAATACAATTATGAGACAAGTTTCCAGTCCAGTGGTCTGTATCATCTGAAGCCAAATGGGGAGCAAATTTGCTCTGAAGATCAGGAAAGTAGAGCAAAAATCCTCAATGAGGTTACCAGAAGCAAGATAAATTTTGAATATGCCCAGCTAAATAATCAAGCCCTCTcctatttaaaagactttacATTTGATCTCAGTCCAAATGACTCTGCCCCTGCTACAACTCTTAGTAGACCAACATTTTTACCTCTCTTTAACTCTGTCTGCTCAAACATACCTGCTACTTTTTCACAAGCTTCATACAGCACCACCATTTCTCTAGCTGACTCACTGCAGCCTCAGGAGGCCAAGCAGTGCAGCCCAGGGCTGTGGAGTTATGCAGAGACCCCCTGCAGGGGCCTGGCTGGAGGGAGCGATCTGTCCCCTCACGCAGAGGCAGCAACCTCAGACACGGCAGTGACAGGGAGGAACCACCAGTAA